In the genome of Aspergillus flavus chromosome 8, complete sequence, one region contains:
- a CDS encoding uncharacterized protein (expressed protein) — protein MPLEVLRMYPVRPDLLLPEELPNLDFRDYDPPADAQADDNEYWNTGLCTEMLAEYFKSYILGGFPRRLPPNTCSLADMRQLNWISVPHPFLLGAGLDCYYPRSRNSWSAGPILEPKSSGDHVYSHTTLVVTQDCEGSNDSMLFGELAPIICSMYNRARQPQVPNEDQESMFDAPGKIAQYDLQFPEVHFPVMLISFVDPQHGRIFCGYMNGGELIIHQSKLYSFERKESAPFDLFASFALSQPAHSTT, from the exons ATGCCCCTTGAAGTTCTGCGAATGTACCCAGTTCGTCcagatctccttctccccgaAGAGCTGCCAAATCTCGACTTCAGAGATTATGACCCGCCGGCAGACGCACAAGCCGATGACAACGAGTACTGGAATACAGGCCTATGCACAGAGATGCTAGCTGAGTATTTCAAAAGCTACATTCTGGGAGGGTTTCCGAGACGGTTGCCCCCAAATACATGTAGCCTAGCTGATATGCGCCAGCTAAACTGGATAAG TGTGCCTCATCCGTTCCTTCTAGGGGCTGGCCTTGACTGCTACTATCCGCGCAGTCGTAATTCCTGGTCAGCGGGTCCGATACTCGAGCCAAAATCATCTGGAGACCACGTATATTCGCATACTACGCTCGTAGTGACCCAGGACTGCGAAGGGAGCAATGATTCGATGCTATTCGGCGAGTTGGCACCAATCATATGTTCCATGTATAACAGGGCCCGCCAACCCCAGGTACCCAACGAAGATCAGGAGTCTATGTTCGATGCCCCGGGAAAGATCGCCCAGTACGACCTACAATTTCCCGAGGTTCACTTCCCAGTGATGCTTATATCTTTCGTCGACCCACAGCATGGTCGGATATTCTGCGGTTATATGAATGGGGGAGAGCTTATTATTCATCAGTCAAAACTGTACAGTTTCGAACGCAAGGAGAGTGCACCATTCGATCTTTTCGCTAGCTTTGCCTTAAGTCAACCAGCACATAGTACTACGTGA